Proteins encoded by one window of Desulfovibrio ferrophilus:
- a CDS encoding CHASE domain-containing protein: protein MDKENTTTRSLTEMIRRFGPVILVAVVGSLLALASYIAIKSREDLALKREFHNAAQLRYLNVENFFNEYLVLLELVRGTFQATDFISRNEFKLSTDPALKQIKGIQAISWNPRVSSAERSIYRSAARADGFKKFEITDLDADGRLIPAKLRDEYYPAYYINPLEGNLNALGFNIASSPSRATALQQARDSGTIQVTERLTLVQEKESQFGVLAILPVYHRNHPQEKLEDRRANLKGFVILVLRGGDFIEEALSGLEDQGVALYLHDMSAPEDKQFLHAAQTDGTPYPKILEGIHDEKDISIGGRIWRMTCVPKQQFFDRFESRYPVIIGAAGLALTVVLCAYLATITGQTQRIRRLVDQRTDELRNSEERLELALQGADLGLWDWDMLTGDVTINDRWAEMLGYQVSEIEPKFESWANLVHPEDMPWVSDVLQNHLAGITPLYSAEIRMQAKSGQWKWILTQGRVVERASDGTPLRAAGTHMDITDQRQARNQLENLKERLELALVGSASGLWDWNIASGEVYYSDQWAIIHGYDTAELPPSMETLEMTLHPDDLPMVMRRLKASHQPDFIGIYQVEYRAHQRSGNLIWVMARGRVVDYDSDGKPLRMIGIIQDVTARKTLEQQLVEAKEEADQANRAKSDFLANMSHEIRTPMNAVIGLTDLALKTELSPKQQDYLSKIKHSSNSLLRVINDVLDFSKIEAGKLQLEQTTFALQEILTRLHDVFAFQATDKGLDFSIHTAPDVPSHLQGDSLRLEQILMNLMGNAFKFTSQGTIDVIVTLAPDPATPEAISVQFSVRDTGIGITEQDQSKLFDSFTQADSSTTRRYGGSGLGLAICKRLVDMMNGQITVQSTPGQGSTFTFTVEFAPGTEKALEEATSQSRRLPPNVKISFPGARLLLAEDNAINQQVAKEILQQVDIDVELAVNGQQATDRILMGAPFDAVLMDIQMPLMDGYEATLAIRADQRFKDLPIIAMTAHAMAGDRERCIAAGMNDYVSKPVDTQELFETLARWINPTMVETPLSDEPIIAGNALPQDELPTSLPGLDIPLGLERLGGNASLFRRLLIDFAHQHSDFDEQLSAALAAEDFSSAHTLVHTIKGVSGNIAAMDLHHAASALVHDLRRNHPPEAQALTQFRHELSRLLASLQLVTESKDKLSPSGTFDPSEATRLLRELEDLLTLNNFTAAQMAPHVSKALAGSEATKLAGTLEDQLAHFDFSGARETVNAILTSLGLDPDGDHS from the coding sequence ATGGACAAGGAAAATACCACAACGCGATCCCTGACCGAGATGATCCGCCGATTCGGCCCGGTCATCCTCGTTGCCGTGGTGGGAAGCCTGTTGGCCTTAGCCTCCTACATTGCCATCAAGTCACGGGAAGACCTGGCCCTAAAACGGGAATTTCATAACGCTGCACAGCTTCGCTACCTGAATGTAGAGAACTTTTTCAATGAGTATCTGGTTCTGCTCGAACTTGTCCGCGGAACCTTTCAGGCCACGGATTTCATCTCGCGCAACGAGTTCAAACTCTCCACAGATCCTGCTCTGAAGCAGATTAAAGGTATTCAGGCCATCAGCTGGAACCCTCGGGTCAGTTCCGCAGAGCGATCCATCTACCGGTCAGCAGCACGTGCCGATGGTTTTAAGAAATTTGAAATCACCGATCTTGACGCTGATGGGCGATTGATCCCTGCGAAACTCCGAGACGAGTATTACCCCGCCTATTATATCAACCCGCTGGAGGGCAACCTCAATGCCCTAGGCTTCAACATCGCATCCAGCCCGTCCCGGGCTACTGCCCTGCAGCAAGCCCGAGACTCCGGGACAATCCAGGTCACTGAGCGCCTGACCCTGGTCCAGGAAAAGGAAAGTCAATTCGGCGTCCTTGCCATCCTCCCTGTTTATCATCGCAATCACCCTCAAGAAAAACTGGAAGACCGACGGGCAAATCTCAAGGGATTCGTCATTCTGGTTCTTAGGGGGGGAGACTTCATTGAAGAAGCCCTTTCAGGTTTGGAAGACCAGGGGGTCGCCCTCTACCTGCACGATATGAGTGCGCCCGAAGATAAACAGTTTCTCCACGCCGCCCAGACCGACGGCACCCCCTACCCCAAAATTCTCGAAGGCATACACGACGAAAAGGACATCTCCATCGGCGGGCGTATCTGGCGCATGACCTGCGTACCCAAGCAACAATTCTTCGACCGCTTCGAATCCCGCTACCCTGTCATTATCGGTGCCGCCGGCCTCGCACTGACAGTGGTCCTGTGCGCGTACCTCGCCACCATCACGGGCCAGACTCAACGCATCCGCAGACTGGTGGACCAGCGTACCGACGAGCTGCGCAACAGCGAGGAGCGACTGGAGCTGGCTCTGCAGGGCGCAGACCTTGGACTCTGGGATTGGGACATGCTGACCGGGGATGTCACCATCAATGACCGCTGGGCTGAAATGCTGGGATACCAGGTATCGGAAATCGAGCCCAAATTCGAATCATGGGCCAATCTGGTCCACCCCGAGGATATGCCATGGGTCTCGGACGTGCTGCAAAACCATCTCGCCGGTATCACCCCGCTCTATAGCGCCGAAATCCGAATGCAGGCAAAATCTGGCCAGTGGAAATGGATTCTCACGCAGGGCAGGGTCGTGGAGCGGGCCTCGGATGGGACACCGCTACGTGCAGCAGGCACGCACATGGACATCACCGATCAAAGGCAAGCGCGCAACCAGCTGGAAAACCTCAAAGAACGCCTGGAGTTGGCTCTTGTGGGCTCTGCCTCCGGACTCTGGGACTGGAACATTGCCAGCGGAGAGGTCTACTACAGTGACCAATGGGCAATCATTCACGGCTACGATACCGCTGAATTGCCGCCGTCAATGGAAACCCTTGAAATGACGCTCCACCCCGATGATCTACCCATGGTCATGCGCCGCCTGAAGGCCAGCCACCAACCGGATTTCATCGGCATCTATCAGGTGGAATACCGTGCCCACCAGAGGTCCGGTAACCTGATTTGGGTGATGGCCCGGGGGCGTGTGGTCGATTACGATTCCGATGGCAAACCTTTGCGCATGATCGGCATCATCCAGGATGTCACTGCACGAAAGACCCTTGAGCAGCAGTTGGTCGAAGCCAAGGAAGAAGCTGATCAGGCCAACCGGGCCAAGAGCGACTTCCTGGCCAACATGAGCCATGAAATCCGCACCCCGATGAACGCCGTAATCGGTCTGACAGACCTGGCCCTGAAAACGGAACTTTCTCCCAAGCAGCAAGACTATCTCTCCAAGATCAAACATTCCTCCAATTCTCTGCTGCGAGTCATCAACGACGTTCTGGACTTTTCCAAGATCGAAGCCGGAAAACTCCAGCTGGAGCAAACAACCTTTGCCCTGCAAGAAATCCTGACACGCCTTCACGATGTGTTTGCATTTCAAGCCACGGACAAGGGACTCGATTTTTCCATCCACACCGCGCCGGATGTCCCCAGCCATCTGCAAGGCGACTCCCTGCGCCTTGAACAGATCCTGATGAACCTCATGGGCAACGCCTTCAAATTCACCAGCCAGGGAACCATTGATGTCATCGTCACGCTGGCACCCGACCCTGCCACACCAGAGGCAATTTCGGTTCAATTCAGCGTCCGGGATACAGGCATCGGCATTACCGAGCAGGACCAGTCCAAGCTCTTTGATTCCTTTACTCAGGCCGACTCCTCCACGACTCGACGCTACGGAGGGTCAGGCCTGGGCCTTGCCATCTGCAAACGCTTGGTGGACATGATGAACGGCCAAATCACGGTGCAAAGCACTCCCGGTCAGGGCAGCACCTTCACCTTTACGGTAGAGTTCGCACCGGGCACAGAAAAAGCTCTCGAGGAAGCCACCTCCCAGTCGCGAAGGCTCCCCCCCAACGTCAAGATCTCCTTCCCCGGAGCACGCTTACTGCTGGCGGAAGACAACGCCATCAACCAACAAGTGGCCAAGGAAATTTTGCAGCAGGTGGACATCGACGTCGAACTGGCCGTCAATGGTCAACAGGCAACCGACCGGATACTCATGGGGGCACCCTTTGACGCCGTGCTCATGGATATCCAGATGCCACTCATGGATGGCTACGAGGCTACCCTGGCCATACGCGCAGACCAGCGGTTCAAGGATCTGCCCATCATCGCCATGACTGCTCACGCCATGGCCGGAGATCGTGAGCGCTGCATTGCTGCGGGCATGAACGATTACGTATCCAAGCCGGTGGACACTCAGGAGCTGTTCGAAACTCTGGCTCGCTGGATCAACCCAACCATGGTGGAAACGCCCCTTTCTGATGAACCGATCATCGCTGGCAACGCTTTGCCTCAGGACGAACTCCCAACCTCACTCCCTGGTCTAGACATCCCCTTGGGGCTGGAACGGCTGGGGGGAAATGCATCTCTGTTCCGCAGGCTGCTGATCGACTTTGCCCACCAGCACAGCGATTTCGATGAACAATTATCCGCTGCTCTGGCGGCGGAAGACTTCAGCTCGGCTCACACTCTGGTGCACACCATCAAGGGGGTCTCAGGCAACATCGCAGCCATGGATCTGCACCACGCAGCCTCGGCTCTGGTTCACGACCTGCGCCGCAACCATCCCCCGGAGGCCCAAGCCCTGACGCAGTTCAGGCACGAGCTGTCACGGTTACTGGCCTCCCTGCAACTGGTGACGGAATCCAAAGACAAATTGTCACCCTCGGGCACATTCGACCCCTCAGAAGCCACCAGACTCCTGCGAGAGCTTGAGGATCTGTTGACTCTCAACAACTTTACGGCAGCACAAATGGCACCCCACGTCAGCAAAGCGCTGGCCGGGTCCGAGGCGACGAAACTCGCTGGCACTCTGGAAGATCAATTGGCACATTTTGATTTCTCTGGCGCCAGAGAAACGGTTAATGCTATCCTTACATCTCTTGGCCTCGATCCTGATGGAGATCATTCATGA
- a CDS encoding diguanylate cyclase domain-containing protein, with product MNSERSRVLIVDDSSFNITILGEALSDEFEVSVATNGEDALAAVSGPAPPDLVLLDIIMPGIDGHEVCRRLKNNPSTASIPVIFITSMSEEDDETKGLELGAVDYITKPFSIPIVKARVRSHVELKRQRDILRDLSALDGLTGIPNRRRFDEFLNMEWLRSRRSQSPVSLIMADIDHFKAYNDNYGHAEGDECLRQVARALKFCIKRPSDLIARYGGEEFAAILAETETDGAEHLAEDIRNAVESLNIPHAHSLVTDHVTISVGVATLVPGALKDPEFLIKKADAMLYEAKENGRNQVRISR from the coding sequence ATGAATAGTGAAAGAAGCAGAGTTCTTATCGTTGACGACTCGTCGTTTAACATCACCATCCTCGGGGAAGCACTGTCCGACGAGTTTGAAGTCAGTGTCGCCACCAATGGCGAAGACGCCCTGGCGGCAGTCTCTGGGCCGGCCCCGCCCGATCTCGTCCTGCTGGATATCATTATGCCTGGCATCGACGGGCACGAGGTCTGCCGCCGTTTGAAGAACAACCCGTCCACCGCTTCCATTCCAGTGATTTTCATCACTTCCATGTCCGAAGAGGATGATGAAACCAAGGGCTTGGAACTGGGTGCCGTGGACTACATCACCAAGCCCTTCAGCATCCCCATTGTCAAAGCCCGTGTCCGTTCTCATGTGGAGCTCAAGCGCCAACGGGATATCCTGCGGGATCTTTCCGCTCTTGATGGACTGACAGGCATTCCCAACCGGCGCCGTTTTGATGAGTTCCTCAACATGGAATGGCTGCGCAGCAGGCGGAGTCAGTCCCCGGTATCCCTGATCATGGCCGATATCGACCATTTCAAGGCCTATAATGACAACTACGGGCATGCCGAAGGCGATGAGTGTCTGCGTCAGGTGGCCCGGGCGTTGAAATTCTGCATCAAACGCCCCTCCGACCTGATCGCCCGCTACGGAGGCGAGGAATTCGCGGCCATTCTGGCCGAGACTGAAACCGACGGAGCAGAACATCTTGCCGAGGATATCAGGAATGCAGTGGAGAGCCTGAACATACCCCATGCTCACTCGCTGGTGACTGACCACGTGACGATCAGCGTAGGTGTGGCAACTCTGGTCCCAGGCGCATTGAAGGACCCTGAGTTCCTGATCAAGAAAGCCGACGCAATGCTGTACGAGGCCAAGGAAAATGGTCGCAACCAGGTGCGCATCTCCCGCTAG
- a CDS encoding GntR family transcriptional regulator produces MEGNNVITRRVLRDEVADYLIDAILSGEFRPGDKIVETRISKELQVSQGAVREAIRDLIAKGFLETEPYKGTRVREFSPEELGDYYAVRIELETMAVQWAIKKGGKLFDLSSLRECVDKMFECAKIGDTKNLRKYDIDFHKELVKAAGNEFLLKAWESLGNYYWALLGIHYGSSGIDPERQASLHTELIEALESRDQERVANTIHEHFSDIKKMFGQGS; encoded by the coding sequence ATGGAAGGAAATAATGTGATCACCCGGCGGGTGCTCCGAGACGAGGTCGCTGATTATTTGATTGATGCGATCCTCTCCGGAGAGTTCCGGCCCGGCGATAAAATCGTTGAGACAAGGATTTCAAAGGAGCTCCAGGTCAGTCAGGGCGCGGTGCGTGAAGCCATCCGCGATCTGATCGCCAAGGGTTTTTTGGAAACAGAGCCCTACAAGGGTACGCGGGTCCGTGAGTTTTCCCCCGAAGAACTCGGGGATTACTACGCGGTGCGCATCGAGTTGGAGACCATGGCCGTTCAATGGGCCATTAAGAAGGGCGGCAAGCTTTTCGATCTCTCCAGCTTGAGGGAGTGCGTGGATAAGATGTTCGAGTGCGCCAAGATCGGTGACACCAAAAACCTGAGGAAATACGACATCGATTTCCATAAGGAACTGGTCAAGGCCGCTGGCAACGAGTTCCTGCTCAAGGCTTGGGAGTCACTCGGGAACTACTACTGGGCGCTGTTGGGGATCCATTACGGATCTTCGGGTATTGATCCCGAACGTCAGGCCTCCTTGCACACCGAACTTATCGAGGCTCTGGAGAGTCGCGACCAGGAACGGGTTGCCAACACCATCCATGAGCATTTTTCAGACATCAAGAAGATGTTTGGGCAGGGCAGCTAG
- the rarD gene encoding EamA family transporter RarD → MPSRPPSPPSTTGGLAALAAFLCWGLLPVYWKALGMVPALELLCHRIAWSLLFLGLVLTTTGRMAEVYSALKSPRIMLPLTISSALISINWFTYIWAVNSGHVVESSLGYYINPLVNVILGFIFFKDRLRPLQMLAILLALAGVINLIVAYGHFPWIALTLAFSFGFYGLVRKIVHVESAPGLFLETLILGLPAAAYLLHLWGQNTGALGAYGLQADALMVGAGAATALPLMAFAFGARRLSLVTLGVLQYVAPTCMFLLGIFAYDETFTPAHMTTFLLIWAGIGLYTVDGVKRLRRASVRQTG, encoded by the coding sequence ATGCCATCCCGCCCCCCATCTCCCCCCAGTACAACAGGTGGACTGGCTGCTCTTGCGGCCTTTCTTTGTTGGGGGCTGTTACCCGTTTACTGGAAAGCTCTGGGGATGGTGCCCGCGCTGGAACTGCTTTGCCACCGAATCGCCTGGTCCCTGCTCTTCCTGGGCCTGGTGCTGACAACCACGGGCCGGATGGCCGAAGTCTACTCTGCCCTGAAATCACCACGAATCATGCTGCCATTGACCATCAGCAGCGCACTCATTTCCATCAACTGGTTCACCTACATCTGGGCCGTCAACTCCGGGCATGTGGTGGAATCCAGCCTGGGTTATTACATCAACCCACTGGTCAACGTGATTTTGGGATTCATATTCTTCAAGGACCGATTGCGACCTCTTCAAATGCTGGCCATCCTGTTGGCTCTGGCAGGGGTCATCAATCTGATCGTGGCCTATGGACACTTCCCGTGGATCGCGCTGACCCTGGCCTTTTCCTTCGGCTTCTATGGATTGGTGCGTAAAATCGTACACGTAGAGTCCGCACCCGGACTCTTTCTCGAGACCCTGATTCTGGGCCTCCCGGCCGCAGCCTACCTGCTGCATCTCTGGGGACAGAACACAGGCGCATTGGGAGCTTATGGCCTTCAGGCCGACGCCTTGATGGTTGGCGCCGGAGCCGCTACCGCCCTGCCGCTCATGGCCTTCGCCTTCGGAGCCAGAAGGTTGTCTCTGGTGACCCTGGGAGTACTGCAATACGTGGCCCCCACCTGCATGTTCCTACTGGGCATCTTCGCCTACGACGAAACCTTCACCCCCGCACACATGACCACCTTCTTGCTGATCTGGGCTGGCATTGGCCTGTACACGGTCGATGGAGTGAAGAGGCTGCGCCGGGCCTCCGTTCGCCAAACCGGTTGA
- a CDS encoding glycosyltransferase family protein — translation MNASPGRKPRRNSPRILFLRFGYFLERELMAAFALTGADVTAFWPEREAAPGAQGYVTSLLERIQAHRPDTLLSINFLGGDLEGPLMDLLNKLRLTFATWFVDSPELFLHGRSHLTSTRSVLFCCDPDARTKLEPMGFDNVHHLPLAADSTRVDLEAPIATSGTTLPVSFVGSNWVDKLGRTLCNFNFPRGLLRHYRSAGWALAQGDYQSDTLSCLQKRYPKFATAVAPLSASDRRGALHLACWEANRAYRQHCVSRLAPFNATIVGDRHWQRQLGPLASQFSLHPAIGYYTPDLPRLYRASTINFACSSTQMPGAVTQRAFDVPAAGGFLLTDRRRQMDELFEPDVESACYDTPEDIPEAVARWSKDTTRARAVTRAARKRIAAEHTYVHRVRRMIDILCAQ, via the coding sequence ATGAATGCTTCCCCTGGGCGAAAGCCCCGGCGCAACTCGCCCCGCATCCTGTTTCTTCGTTTCGGCTACTTTCTGGAACGGGAACTGATGGCGGCCTTTGCCCTGACAGGAGCCGATGTCACGGCCTTCTGGCCCGAGCGCGAAGCAGCACCCGGAGCACAGGGATATGTGACCTCACTTCTGGAGCGCATTCAGGCCCACCGACCCGACACACTGCTCAGCATCAATTTTCTGGGTGGAGACCTCGAAGGGCCACTCATGGACCTGCTGAACAAGCTGCGGTTGACGTTCGCCACATGGTTCGTGGACAGCCCGGAATTATTCCTACACGGGCGGTCCCACCTCACTTCTACCCGTTCCGTCCTGTTTTGCTGCGATCCCGACGCCCGGACAAAACTCGAACCCATGGGTTTCGATAACGTCCATCACCTGCCTCTGGCTGCCGACAGCACCCGCGTCGACCTTGAGGCACCCATAGCGACCTCGGGCACGACTCTGCCAGTCTCCTTTGTAGGCTCCAACTGGGTGGACAAGCTCGGACGAACGCTGTGCAATTTCAACTTCCCGCGTGGACTCCTGCGCCATTACCGCTCTGCAGGGTGGGCCCTGGCGCAAGGCGACTACCAAAGCGACACCTTAAGTTGTCTCCAAAAACGGTACCCAAAATTTGCGACCGCCGTTGCGCCACTAAGCGCCAGCGACAGACGCGGCGCACTGCATCTGGCCTGTTGGGAAGCCAACCGGGCCTACCGCCAACACTGCGTCTCCCGACTGGCCCCCTTTAACGCCACCATCGTGGGAGACAGGCACTGGCAACGGCAACTCGGCCCGCTCGCTTCGCAATTTTCCCTGCATCCAGCAATTGGCTATTACACCCCCGACCTGCCACGCCTGTACCGCGCCTCAACCATCAACTTCGCCTGCTCGAGCACGCAGATGCCGGGGGCCGTCACCCAACGGGCCTTTGATGTCCCGGCGGCCGGAGGTTTCCTGCTCACGGACCGCAGGCGCCAGATGGATGAGTTGTTCGAACCGGATGTTGAAAGTGCCTGCTACGATACGCCAGAAGACATCCCCGAGGCCGTGGCCCGCTGGAGCAAGGACACGACCCGGGCAAGGGCCGTAACCCGCGCTGCACGAAAACGGATTGCCGCAGAGCACACCTACGTCCACAGAGTCCGGCGAATGATCGATATCTTGTGCGCCCAATAA
- a CDS encoding acyloxyacyl hydrolase: MRRFCAIAAIVCIMITVGMDLTASATEVVSEARIGVLAHDVPFVSFNRESGADLNAEVLFVSPVFLQAIGAPRPHIGGSLNVTGDTSQVYAGLTWDGQLGRGFFVEGMFGGALHDGKLDTDESDRKSLGTSLLFRLGVALGYALNERMNVLLVVDHVSNANLASSNEGLDTIGLKLGYKF, encoded by the coding sequence ATGCGTCGGTTCTGCGCCATTGCCGCTATTGTCTGCATTATGATTACTGTGGGGATGGATCTGACAGCCTCTGCCACGGAGGTGGTTTCCGAAGCACGGATAGGAGTTTTGGCTCACGATGTCCCTTTTGTAAGCTTTAATAGGGAGTCCGGAGCGGATTTGAATGCTGAGGTGCTCTTTGTTTCTCCTGTTTTTTTGCAGGCTATTGGTGCGCCCAGGCCGCACATCGGAGGGAGTTTGAATGTCACGGGGGACACTTCGCAGGTCTATGCAGGTCTGACCTGGGATGGACAGCTCGGGCGTGGATTCTTCGTTGAGGGTATGTTCGGCGGTGCATTGCACGACGGCAAGTTGGATACCGATGAAAGTGATCGCAAATCTCTGGGGACGAGTCTGTTGTTCCGATTGGGAGTTGCCTTGGGCTATGCGCTCAATGAGCGGATGAATGTCTTGCTTGTTGTTGATCATGTGTCCAACGCCAATCTGGCCTCAAGTAATGAGGGGCTTGATACGATTGGTCTGAAGCTCGGATACAAATTTTAA
- a CDS encoding TraR/DksA family transcriptional regulator encodes MNEKQKNDFKEQIRKEIESLSETITGLAENTGPVEPDVAIGRLSRLDTMLNQGINEASIAKGRERLRKLEATLSRVDDDEEFGFCSECGDPIPLARLLAIPECITCVECAE; translated from the coding sequence ATGAACGAGAAACAGAAAAACGACTTCAAAGAACAGATCCGTAAGGAAATTGAGTCTCTGAGCGAGACCATCACGGGCCTGGCCGAGAACACAGGGCCCGTGGAGCCGGATGTCGCCATTGGGCGTTTGTCCCGTCTGGATACCATGCTCAATCAGGGCATCAACGAGGCCTCCATCGCCAAGGGGCGCGAACGTCTGCGCAAGCTGGAAGCGACCCTGAGCCGCGTGGATGATGACGAGGAATTCGGTTTCTGCTCGGAATGCGGTGACCCCATCCCCCTGGCTCGGCTACTGGCTATCCCCGAATGCATCACCTGTGTGGAGTGCGCAGAATAG
- a CDS encoding DUF1499 domain-containing protein, which translates to MTNKYLPLLALVCTAFGVLLAGCAGSVPTNIGVQGGRLALCPSSPNCVSSYDIDERHGVAPVVLSGKAAEAGMAHVRQAVEALPGARVVGQGETYLRAEFASRVFGFVDDLECLYDASTHTVHMRSAARLGYYDFGVNRARIELLRELLSHQ; encoded by the coding sequence ATGACAAATAAATACCTTCCACTTCTCGCGCTGGTCTGCACAGCTTTTGGAGTCCTTCTTGCCGGCTGTGCCGGCTCCGTTCCTACCAATATCGGCGTGCAGGGCGGGCGCTTGGCCTTGTGCCCCTCCAGCCCCAATTGTGTGTCATCCTATGATATAGACGAGCGGCACGGAGTTGCCCCTGTTGTCCTGAGTGGTAAAGCCGCGGAGGCGGGCATGGCTCATGTGCGGCAAGCCGTGGAAGCCCTGCCCGGTGCAAGGGTCGTGGGGCAGGGTGAGACCTACCTGCGTGCCGAGTTTGCCAGCCGGGTGTTCGGGTTCGTGGATGATCTGGAGTGTCTCTACGACGCCAGCACGCATACGGTACACATGCGGTCTGCCGCGCGGCTGGGGTATTATGACTTTGGGGTGAACCGGGCGCGTATCGAACTACTGAGGGAGTTGTTGAGTCACCAATAG
- a CDS encoding APC family permease, with translation MDNLQKKYGFWTATAMVVGIVIGSGVFFKADDVLKASDGDLCTALLAWLIGGSIMIVTAYVFSKIATRIERVNGVVDYFEEAYGSKAGYFVAWFMTFVYYPTLVAVLAWVSANYSVSLIGWTDGVWTLSFIYMTAFFLLNYFSPVLAGKWQVSATVIKLVPLALVAIVGGFVGLTSGQTLENFAQAAQMVSSGGGGLAVATLSTAFAYEGWIIATVINAELKDAKRTLPRALVVGAIAVVVIYMLYYLGISGVLTNDQVLAQGDAAPVQVMSMVFGTLGGTLLTVFVIISCLGTLNGLIMGSARGMYSIASRNMGPKPEVFKRINAATNSTTHSALIGYLFSCIWLVVWYGNFNGWWGQFMDISELPIAFLYVIYISIYIWVMKTFTDLGPVSRFICPLLAGCGSIYIIWGAVQKDMFAHFLVILLAIFGIGMMLMNDKKG, from the coding sequence ATGGATAATTTACAGAAGAAATATGGATTCTGGACTGCAACTGCCATGGTTGTGGGCATTGTGATTGGCTCCGGGGTATTCTTTAAGGCAGACGATGTACTTAAAGCCTCAGATGGAGATCTGTGCACAGCCTTGTTGGCATGGCTGATCGGTGGCTCCATCATGATCGTTACCGCGTATGTTTTTTCGAAAATAGCTACCCGCATCGAACGTGTGAACGGTGTGGTTGACTATTTTGAAGAGGCTTATGGTAGCAAGGCTGGCTACTTTGTGGCCTGGTTCATGACCTTTGTTTACTACCCCACGCTGGTGGCAGTTCTGGCATGGGTTTCGGCCAACTACAGCGTGAGTCTGATTGGCTGGACAGATGGGGTCTGGACTCTTTCCTTTATATATATGACCGCCTTTTTCCTGCTCAACTATTTCTCTCCGGTTCTGGCGGGCAAGTGGCAGGTCTCTGCGACTGTCATCAAGCTGGTCCCTCTGGCTCTGGTTGCCATCGTCGGCGGTTTTGTCGGCCTGACTTCCGGCCAGACCCTTGAAAACTTTGCGCAGGCTGCCCAGATGGTTTCCAGCGGTGGTGGAGGGCTTGCCGTGGCGACCCTGTCCACTGCATTTGCCTACGAAGGCTGGATTATCGCCACTGTTATCAACGCTGAACTGAAAGATGCAAAGCGTACCCTGCCGCGGGCGCTTGTGGTTGGTGCCATCGCCGTAGTGGTCATTTACATGCTCTACTATCTGGGTATTTCCGGTGTGTTGACCAATGACCAGGTCCTGGCTCAGGGCGATGCAGCACCCGTTCAGGTGATGTCCATGGTGTTCGGTACGTTGGGTGGCACTCTGCTGACAGTGTTTGTTATTATCTCCTGCCTTGGCACCCTGAACGGTTTGATCATGGGTTCTGCCCGTGGCATGTATTCCATTGCCTCGCGCAACATGGGGCCCAAGCCCGAGGTGTTCAAGCGCATTAACGCCGCAACCAACAGCACCACCCATTCGGCATTGATTGGCTACCTGTTCTCCTGCATCTGGCTGGTGGTCTGGTACGGCAACTTCAATGGCTGGTGGGGCCAATTCATGGATATTTCCGAATTGCCCATCGCCTTCCTGTATGTCATCTACATTTCCATTTATATCTGGGTAATGAAGACCTTCACCGACCTTGGCCCGGTCAGCCGTTTCATCTGTCCGCTTCTGGCTGGTTGTGGCTCCATCTACATTATTTGGGGTGCTGTGCAGAAGGATATGTTCGCTCACTTCCTTGTGATCCTGTTGGCCATTTTCGGCATTGGTATGATGCTTATGAACGATAAGAAGGGCTAA
- a CDS encoding nicotinamide mononucleotide transporter yields METALTWMLTCLSVTGVILNIKKSRMGFVFFVVANMGWITVNVRNEIYAQAFLFIIYTGLSIWGFVEWTRHPPRRECKDE; encoded by the coding sequence ATGGAGACGGCCCTGACCTGGATGCTGACCTGCCTTTCCGTGACCGGAGTGATCCTGAATATCAAAAAAAGCAGAATGGGCTTTGTGTTCTTTGTTGTGGCCAATATGGGCTGGATCACGGTGAATGTCCGCAACGAAATCTATGCCCAGGCATTTTTGTTCATTATTTATACTGGTCTTTCCATCTGGGGGTTTGTCGAGTGGACGCGACATCCACCCCGCAGAGAGTGCAAAGATGAATAA
- a CDS encoding MerR family transcriptional regulator, with protein sequence MLGRTYRIGKAAELLGLNTSVLRYWESEFSQIRPIRTKKGQRLYNDDHLALLERIRTLLHGEGLTIEGARKRLEQDLRGENEPPPCEPGLDSSLKQELRDELMELKRLLSDR encoded by the coding sequence ATGCTGGGCAGAACATACCGTATCGGCAAGGCCGCCGAGTTGCTCGGATTGAATACATCCGTGCTGCGGTATTGGGAGTCCGAGTTCTCGCAGATCAGGCCCATTCGAACGAAGAAGGGCCAGCGCCTGTATAACGACGATCATCTGGCGCTTTTGGAGCGCATACGGACGTTGCTGCACGGTGAGGGTCTGACCATCGAGGGGGCTCGTAAACGCCTGGAGCAGGACTTGCGAGGCGAGAATGAGCCGCCTCCCTGTGAACCGGGGCTGGATTCCAGCCTCAAGCAGGAGCTGCGCGACGAGCTGATGGAGTTGAAGCGGCTCCTCAGTGACAGATAA